Part of the Sulfolobales archaeon genome is shown below.
GAGAAGGAGCTGGAGAGAGGTGATTTGAGGCAGGCGTCTGAGAAGATCTGGGGCGCATGTGCACTAGCTATCAAGGCACATGCCCTTGCTAAGAAGGGTCTAAAGCTAGAGTCCCATAGGGATCTCTGGCTCTATAAGAATGAAATAGCTAGAGAGCTTGGCGAGTGG
Proteins encoded:
- a CDS encoding PaREP1 family protein, whose protein sequence is MSIVISGRIAEMLKRESGRHGLTPEEYLLEILTKDLDPGEKVREYIEASLNLVEQAEKELERGDLRQASEKIWGACALAIKAHALAKKGLKLESHRDLWLYKNEIARELGEW